From Saccharomycodes ludwigii strain NBRC 1722 chromosome IV, whole genome shotgun sequence, one genomic window encodes:
- the PHO92 gene encoding mRNA-binding phosphate metabolism regulator (similar to Saccharomyces cerevisiae YDR374C | PHO92 | PHOsphate metabolism) has protein sequence MYVANETLNCNGDWYHLDNQKTFSRDPISETLKSLDNYLIHANYQKNKNTIQLINNCDTNNETSFQMFSGHNSGNNPKYTINTLTDCKENVSNAQQTNMNLNFNDNNIHYDYYNNHLHRCYYPEISPRTNNLTIEESLFDCANLSRTTTNTSDTTIKSPHIEGLIVPVSSDINDSYHSAYSKNGTTDYLHNKWSLFKTPKQKLKIFGAKCFVIKSFDLADIIASYKHNIWSSTQLGNKRLSKAYQNGKNRVFLFYSVNASGKFCGVAEMKSDLRMCKDDVWSNKNRWPGEFDIEWIYVKDIPNRMFRHLVIKENQGKPVTNSRDTQEVPPDIATSMITIFENYTNNQLTSFLMEYQG, from the coding sequence ATGTACGTAGCAAATGAAACATTGAATTGTAACGGTGACTGGTATCACCTTgataatcaaaaaacattttctaGAGATCCAATTTCTGAAACTCTAAAATCATTGGATAACTATTTAATCCATGCAAACTatcaaaagaataaaaacacCATTCAGCTGATTAATAATTGTGATACCAACAATGAAACCAGTTTTCAAATGTTCTCTGGGCATAACAGTGGTAATAATCCCAAATATACCATAAATACTCTTACTGATTGCAAGGAAAATGTTAGTAATGCTCAACAGACGAATATGAACTTAAACTTTaatgataacaatattcattatgattattataataatcatttaCACCGTTGTTATTATCCTGAAATTTCTCCAAGGACAAATAATCTTACTATTGAGGaaagtttatttgattGCGCCAATTTGAGTAGAACAACAACTAATACTAGTGATACCACTATAAAAAGCCCACATATAGAGGGCTTGATAGTTCCAGTCTCCTCAGATATAAATGATTCATATCATTCAGCTTATTCAAAGAATGGCACCACTGACTATTTGCATAATAAATGGTCGTTATTCAAGACGCCAAAGCAAAAGctaaaaatttttggtGCCAAATGCTTTGTCATAAAATCTTTTGACCTTGCTGATATAATCGCTTCATATAAACATAATATTTGGTCTTCTACCCAATTAGGTAATAAGAGATTGTCCAAGGCATATCAAAATGGAAAGAATAGagtatttctattttattcaGTAAATGCATCAGGAAAATTTTGCGGTGTCGCTGAAATGAAGAGTGACCTAAGAATGTGCAAAGATGATGTGTGGAGTAACAAAAACAGGTGGCCAGGGGAATTTGATATTGAATGGATATACGTTAAAGATATTCCTAACAGAATGTTTAGGCATTTAGTTATAAAGGAAAATCAAGGTAAACCCGTAACCAATAGCAGAGACACACAAGAGGTTCCTCCTGATATAGCCACAAGCATGATAACGATTTTTGAGaattatacaaataatCAACTAACCTCGTTCTTAATGGAATATCAgggataa